From one Oncorhynchus keta strain PuntledgeMale-10-30-2019 chromosome 30, Oket_V2, whole genome shotgun sequence genomic stretch:
- the LOC118377939 gene encoding ubiquitin-conjugating enzyme E2 D2, producing MALKRIHKELNDLARDPPAQCSAGPVGDDMFHWQATIMGPNDSPYQGGVFFLTIHFPTDYPFKPPKVAFTTRIYHPNINSNGSICLDILRSQWSPALTISKVLLSICSLLCDPNPDDPLVPEIARIYKTDREKYNRIAREWTQKYAM from the exons ATGGCTCTTAAAAGAATTCACAAG GAGTTGAATGACTTGGCACGGGACCCACCAGCCCAGTGTTCTGCAGGACCAGTAGGAGATGACA TGTTTCACTGGCAAGCCACAATAATGGGACCT AACGACAGTCCTTATCAGGGTGGGGTATTCTTCCTGACCATTCACTTTCCCACAGACTACCCCTTCAAACCGCCAAAG GTTGCGTTTACCACAAGAATCTACCACCCAAATATCAACAGCAACGGCAGCATCTGTCTCGACATCCTGCGATCACAGTGGTCTCCCGCCCTAACCATCTCCAAAG TTCTCCTGTCAATCTGCTCTCTGCTGTGCGACCCAAACCCGGACGACCCCTTAGTACCGGAGATCGCCCGCATCTACAAGACGGACAGGGAAAA